A segment of the Brevundimonas sp. M20 genome:
GGGGCCGGCGGTGTTCGACATGGAGCGGCTGGAACTGTTGAAGGACGGCAAGCCCCAGCGCCTGACCGAGGCCGAGGCCCAGTTGCTGAAAACACTGGCCATCCATGCCCACGCTCCGGTCGAGCGCATGAGCCTGTCGCCCGACACCGCCGACATCACCGGCCGCGCCGTGGATGTTCAGGTCACCCGCCTGCGCCGCAAGCTGGAAGCTGATCCGAAGAACCCGCGCTACCTCCAGACCGTGCGCGGCATCGGCTACATGCTGGCCCCGGACTGATGCACCGCATTCCTCCCCCCTCGGGGGAGGGGGACCGCGAAGCGGTGGAGGGGCGCCGGCCCCGCGCACGCTTCAACACCCCTCCACCATCCTGCGGATGGTCCCCCGCCTCCAGGGAGGAGGAACGGGCATGAGGCTTCTTCCCACCGCTCTGTGGCCGCGCTTTCTGAAGCGGCGTCTGCCGACCTCGCTCTGGGGCCGGTCACTGCTGATCATCGTCCTGCCCGTGCTGGTCATGCAGGTGGCCGTCACCTGGGCCTTCTTCGACATGCACTGGCAGACGGTGACCGCGCGCCTGTCCGACGGTCTGGCGGGCGACATCGCCTGGGCGGTCGAAAGCTATGCTGACGATCCGACGCCCCAGAATCTGGACGTCATCGCCGAGCGGGCCGAGCGTTCCATGTCCCTGTCCATCGTCCTTCAGGAGGGCGAGACCCTGCCGCGCGAGACCCGGCGCGGCACGCTCGGCGTCGTGGACCGGACGCTGGAGGCGGCGCTGCGCAACCGCATCGACCAGCCGGTCTGGTTCGACACCACCCGCTACCCCGCCTACGTAGACATCCGGGTGCAACAGCCGCAAGGGGTGCTGCGCATCATCGCTCCGCGAGAGCGCGCGGTGGCGACCCAGGCCCACATCTTCGTCCTTTGGCTGCTGATCGCCACGGTCCTGCTCATGGGGGTGGCGATCCTGTTCATCCGCAATCAGGTCCGAGCCATCGAACGCCTCGCCGAGGCGGCGGAAGCCTTCGGCCGGGGCGAGCCGCAGGAGCGGTTCAAGCCGTCCGGCGCGCGCGAGGTCCGGGCCGCCGCCCGCGCCTTCATGGACATGCGCGACCGCATCCAGCGCCACATCGACCAGCGCACCGCCCTGCTGGCCTCCGTCAGCCACGATCTGCGCACGCCCCTGACGCGCCTGCGTCTGGAGCTCGCCCTCGCTCCGCCGTTCAAGCGCGCGGACGCCATGCGCGGCGACATGGACGAAATGGAGCATATGATCGACGAGTACCTCGCCTTCGCCCGCGGCGAGGCCGGAGAGGCGGCGCAGGATGTGTCCATCCCCGAGCTTCTCGCCTCCGCCGCCGAAGACGCCCGCCGCGCGGGGGCCGAGGTCGAGGTCATCGCCCCGGACGCCCTGACCGCGCTGGTGCGCCCCCTCGCCTTCAAGCGCGCGATCATCAATCTGGCGGGCAACGCCGCCTCGCACGGCGAGCACGTCCGTCTCAGCGCCCGCCCCCTGCCGTCCGGCGGGCTGGAGATCACGGTCGAGGATGACGGCCCGGGTATCCCGGACGAGATGCACGAGGAAGCCTTCCGCCCGTTCTCGCGCCTCGACGAAAGCCGCAACCAGAACCGCAAGGGCGTGGGGCTGGGACTGGCTATCGCCCGCGACGTGGCGCGCGGTCACGGCGGCGACATCACCCTGGAGCGCAGCGATCTGGGC
Coding sequences within it:
- a CDS encoding HAMP domain-containing sensor histidine kinase produces the protein MRLLPTALWPRFLKRRLPTSLWGRSLLIIVLPVLVMQVAVTWAFFDMHWQTVTARLSDGLAGDIAWAVESYADDPTPQNLDVIAERAERSMSLSIVLQEGETLPRETRRGTLGVVDRTLEAALRNRIDQPVWFDTTRYPAYVDIRVQQPQGVLRIIAPRERAVATQAHIFVLWLLIATVLLMGVAILFIRNQVRAIERLAEAAEAFGRGEPQERFKPSGAREVRAAARAFMDMRDRIQRHIDQRTALLASVSHDLRTPLTRLRLELALAPPFKRADAMRGDMDEMEHMIDEYLAFARGEAGEAAQDVSIPELLASAAEDARRAGAEVEVIAPDALTALVRPLAFKRAIINLAGNAASHGEHVRLSARPLPSGGLEITVEDDGPGIPDEMHEEAFRPFSRLDESRNQNRKGVGLGLAIARDVARGHGGDITLERSDLGGLRALIRLPG